Sequence from the Flavobacterium sp. TR2 genome:
AATCATGATTATCTGGATGGCCGATAAAATGAATATCGCAGCATCCAATAAACTGCTGAAACTTCTGGAAGAACCTTCAGAAAAAACCATGTTTATCCTGATTTCTGAAAACGAAGAAGATATTATCCAAACCATACGTTCGCGATGCCAAGTAATCCACTTTAACGGACTTCCGGAAAAAGTAATCGAAGAAGCATTGGTTGCCCAGGAAAATATAGATCCTAATCTGGCAAAAAAAATTGCGCATCAAGCACAGGGAAATTTTAATAAAGCCTTGCACCTGCTAAAAGAAGACGATGATGATCTTCCGTTCGAGCAATGGTTTGTCAATTGGGTTCGTGCTGCTTTTAGAGCAAAAGGAAATGCCGCTGCCATTCAAGATTTAATTTCATGGAGCGAACAGATTGCCGCGTTGGGTCGTGAAAGCCAGAAAAAATTTATTCAATATTGCATCGAAATGTTTCGACAAGCTCTTATGCTAAATTATCAGGCTCAAAGCTTGGTTTATATAGAACCAAAAGTGGATAAATTTAAATTGGAGAATTTTGCTCCTTTCGTAAACGGAAATAATATCCACGAAATATTTAAAGAACTTTCAGATGCTATGTATCATATTGAAAGGAATGGAAATGCAAAAATAATCCTTACCGATTTATCGATCAAATTGACTCGTTTAATTCATAAAAAATAATTCATAATGAACAATGTTGCCTCAATTTTGCTTTTGGCTTTTCTAGCTTTAACTTTTTTACAATCGGGTTACGAAAAAATTTTCTACTGGAAAGATAATGTGGCTTGGCTTAAAGAACACTTTGCCAAAACGCCATTAGGAAATCAAGTTCCGCTTGCCCTTTTACATTTATTGGTTTTAGAATTGATTTCAGGAATTTTATGTGTGGTGGGCGCAATCCAATTGTTTACAAATAATGGCAGAGAATTTGGTTTTTACGGAGCTATCTTTTCTTGCATTTGTTTGTTAATGATGCTTTTCGGACAACGACTTGCAAAAGATTACGATGGTGCGAGAACCATTGTCATATATTTTATACCAGCTGTAATGGCTGTCTACTGGTTGAATTAACCCGTACAAATTTTAAATTTTAGATTAAAAAAATGAATCCAAAACATCCTTCAGAATCCTTAACTATTTTAACTGATTTAGTTTTACCGAGCGAAACAAATCCTTTAAACAATCTTTTTGGCGGTGAGTTATTAGCCAGAATGGATCGTGCAGCAAGTATTGCAGCCCGCAGACATTCGCGCCGAATTGTTGTGACGGCTTCTGTAAATCACGTTGCTTTTAACAGAGCCATTTCTCTTGGAAGCGTAGTAACCGTAGAAGCAAAAGTGTCAAGATCATTCAAAAGTTCGATGGAAGTTTTTATCGATGTTTGGGTAGAAGACCGCGAATCAGGAAATAGAACCAAAGCCAATGAGGCAATTTACACTTTCGTAGCTGTAGACGACACCGGAAGACCTGTTGAAGTTCCGGCAATTATTCCAGAAACCGAACTCGAAATCCAACGTTTTGATGCGGCGCTTCGTCGCAAACAGCTGAGTTTACTGCTTGCAGGCAAGATCAAGCCTACTGATGCTACAGAATTGAAGGCTTTATTTTTGTAGTACATTTTGTGACAATTTGGAACAATTTGAAACAATGAAACTTCAAAAAAAGAAGTATTTTTACAAAAAATTATAAGCCCATATAAATAAAAAACTGCAAGTAAATTACTTACTTTCTACTTTTTATTTGATTAGGAAAAATTATAACAATTTAGAAGAAAGAAAAAATGAGTTCAGAGAAAGAAGCCAAATTGAAAGCACTACAGCTTACACTTGATAAGCTTGACAAAACTTACGGAAAAGGAACCGTAATGAAAATGGGCGACAGAGCCATCGTAGAGGTAGAAACAATTTCTTCAGGATCTCTTGGTGTAGATTTAGCACTTGGAGTAAACGGATATCCAAAAGGAAGAATTATCGAAATATATGGTCCAGAATCTTCTGGAAAAACAACTTTGACGCTTCACGCCATTGCAGAAGCTCAAAAAGCAGGTGGTATCGCTGCTTTTATCGATGCGGAGCACGCTTTTGATAGAAACTACGCAGAGAAATTGAATGTTGATATTGAGAACTTAATTATTTCTCAGCCAGACAACGGGGAACAAGCGTTAGAAATTGCCGAAAACCTTATTCGTTCTGGAGCTATAGACATCGTTGTAATTGACTCTGTTGCTGCTTTGACTCCAAAAAGCGAGATCGAAGGCGAAATGGGAGATTCAAAAATGGGTCTTCATGCGCGTTTGATGTCTCAAGCTTTAAGAAAACTTACTGGAACTATCAGCAAGACAAACTGTACAGTTTTCTTTATCAACCAGCTTCGTGAAAAAATTGGTGTTATGTTCGGAAATCCAGAAACGACAACGGGAGGTAACGCACTTAAATTTTACGCTTCTGTGCGTTTAGATATTCGTCGTTCTGCTCAAATTAAAGACGGTGAAAACGTAATCGGAAATAGAACTAAAGTAAAAATTGTCAAAAACAAAGTAGCACCGCCTTTTAAAACTGCCGAATTCGATATCATGTACGGAGAAGGTGTTTCTAAAACTGGTGAAATATTGGATCTAGCAGTTGAATTTGACATCGTTAAAAAAGCAGGATCTTGGTTTAGCTATGGCGATACAAAATTAGGACAAGGTCGTGATGCTGTTAAAGCTTTAATTAAAGATAATCCAGAACTTGCTGAAGAACTGGAAATTAAAATTAAAGAACACATGAAAGAATTGGCAAATGCCTAAAAAATAAATCTGAAAAAGATGCCTTTATAAGCCGAGTGATTAAAAAAATCACTCGGCTTTTTTATTTTGAAAAAAAACTGAATTTTCTACGCAACCTTTTTGCTAAACCGCCATCTTAAAAAAAAACAGTTTGTAATTGGTACTGCCATATATCAATTTGGGAGTTTTTTTAGAATTTACGTTGATTGGTTATTTGAGTAAAAATCCGTCGGTTTTCAAACTGACGGATTTTAACCAAATTTTTTTCAATTCAGGCGCAACCATTTAAATTTCTATACATCTATAATAATGTGGCACTAACTTGAGTTATTAGATAAACTCTTTATTATCAACCATTAATATTTTTAACCATGAAAGAAAAAATAGAATTGTTGTACAGTAAAAACCGAAGAAAAACCAGATTGAAATTTAAAAAAGTATTGCGTTTTATTTCAGAAAAGATAATTCACAGATAATAACTTTTGAATAAAAATAGGGGATTTTTAATTCAAAGAAAAGCCGGCAGATTAATCGATCTGCCGGCTTCTTCTATTTTACATAATGTTAGCGGGTTTATGACTACCCAAAATCAATCAAACCATTGTAAATTAAGGTTCTAACTTGATCTTTCAATTCTTTTCTATGGTCGCTAGTCAACCCTTTTGTTTCTACAAACGGTAAAATTCTCGCTCGCATTCTTCCTGGGCTTCCGCTCATAAACGTATAGGAAAAACGTTCTTTATTGTCAGGGAAAACAATAGGCACAATTGGAATCTGATGATCTATTGCCAATCTGAATGCGCCATCTTTAAACTCGTCCAGCAAAATGCTCTCATTATCTGGAACTCCTCCTTCAGGGAAAATACAAATGCTCAAACCTTGGTTAAGACGATTTTGCGCCCTTTTAAAAACTTCATTTTTACTCTTAGAAGAACTTCTGTCAACCAAAATGCAAGTTCGCTTATAGAAAAAACCAAAAAGCGGAATCTTCACCAATTCTTTCTTTCCAACAAATACAAAAGGATTTTTTATAAGTGCCAGCATTAGCATAATATCGGTCATCGAGGTATGATTGGCCACTATCATGTAACTTTTTCCTTTAATGAGCTTCTGTTCGCGTTTTACGATATAGTAAAAACCCATTCCGAAAAGGATAAATTTAGCCCAAATGCGGGCCATTTTAAAGAAATATGGATATCCTTTCTCAGAAAGGATAGAAACTACCAGAAAAGGGAACATAATGAGTATTGGAATCGCCATTAAAACGTAAAACCAAACTCTCCAAAGAATCCAAAAAGCAATTTTAAATATTTTCATAGCTTCAAAAGTAAGAAAACAGAAATGAATATTTAGCAAGATTTTTTCTTATGCGCAACACTTTTTCTAACACAAAGCGCACAAAGGATTTTCGCAAAGATTTTAAAGATGCTTTATGTTAAAATTTGCTTTGCTATAAGTTCACAAAGCTTTATTTATAAACTATTTGCAACTCTCCTAATGCCATTTTTTAAGAGTATTTCACTGAAATTTATGAGTAAACCAAGTTTAAAATTTCCTAGTCTTAAATAAGTTAATGTTTGCGCTAAATGGTTAACAGTAAGTGATTCAACACTCTTTATCTCAATTAGCAATTTGTTTTCCACAAGTATATCAATGCGGTACCCACAATCCAACTTAACTTCTTCAAAAATTAATGCTAAAGATTTTTCTTTCTCAACAACAAGTCCACGCTGCTTAATTTTATAAAACAAACATTCTTTATAAACATTTTCTAATAATCCCGGTCCAAGTTTTTTATGAATTTCAATTGCTAACCCAATTACAATATTTGATATTTTGTTTTCTGTCATAATTAAAAAACATCAAATTTATACATATTTTCTTATATTTTACAGGTATAGCTTTGTGAACTTATAGCAAGGCAATCGCTTAAAGAAAAAATAACTTCTTTTCTTTGCGAAAATCCTTTGCGCAGTTTGCGTTAAAATAACCAACAAGAATTTCAAATCTTGACGATAAACCATTACGTACTTTGCGGTTAAAAAAAACATTCCGACATTTGCAAATCAGAAAAAAACGAGAATGGCAAAAATACTTACTGGTGTTCAAAGTACAGGAACACCGCATTTAGGAAATTTATTAGGAGCAATTATTCCGGCAATCGAATTATCAAATGATCCAGCAAATGAATCTTATTTGTTTATTGCCGATTTGCATTCAATCACTCAGATTAAAGACGGAAAGACTTTAAGAGAAAATACCTATAGCACTGCTGCAGCTTGGCTTGCTTGTGGTTTAAATCCTGAAAAAGTTACTTTTTACAGACAATCAGATGTGGTGCAAACTACTGAATTGACTTGGTATTTGAGCTGTTTTTTTCCGTTTCAAAGATTGACATTAGCGCATTCTTTCAAGGACAAAGCAGATCGTTTAGATGATGTTAACGCTGGACTTTTTACTTATCCGATGCTAATGGCGGCCGATATTTTATTGTATGATGCTGAATTTGTTCCTGTTGGAAAAGATCAATTGCAGCATTTAGAAATTACACGCGATGTCGCTTCTCGTTTTAACCATCAAATGGGCGAAACTTTTGTTCTTCCTGAAGCAAAAATTCAAGAAAACATTATGCTGATTCCAGGAACAAACGGCGGAAAAATGAGTAAATCGGCAAACAATATCATCAACATTTTCTTAGATGACAAAACGTTGCGCAAGCAGGTCATGAGCATAGAAACTGACTCAACACCGCTTGAAGATCCAAAAAATCCAGATACTTGCAATGCTTTTGCTATTTATTCTTTGTTGGCAAACGAAGAACAAATTGCCCAAATGAGAGCAAACTATTTAGGTGGAAATTATGGTTACGGCCACGCCAAGCAAGCTTTGTTTGAGTTGATTACCGAGAAATTTAAAACCGAAAGAGAAAAATACAATTACTACATCAACAACCTTGAAGAAGTAGACGCTTTATTGAAAAAAGGCGCAGCAAAAGCTTCTGTAATTGCTGATGGTGTATTAGCAAAAGTTAGAGAAGTTTTAGGATTTGAGAAATAATTCAAAAACTATAATTTAAAGAAACGCTGGCCATTTTAAACTGGCCAGCGTTTTTCTTTTGCACTCATTGTGGTTATTTTTTTGTAACTTCAATTATATTAATCTCTTAAAAATCAAAAAGATGGATAAGTATATTGAAGATTATAATGTTCCGCCGTATGTATTTCAAGTCCTAAACATAGTTTTCGGTTTACTGGCAATTTATATTTTGTATCGATTGTACAAACATTTCACAAGAAAATAATATATAGGATTTTCAGCGTTAAATTGATTCAAAAAGCTTTCCAGGAAGAGGTCTGATAACACCTTTCAATTCCATTCCGATTAGAACTCCCGATAATTTGAAAATTGGAATTTCACATTCGATTGCGATAGTGTCTAATAGCTCTTTTCCATTCGTCTGAAGAAAATCGTAAATTTTTTGTTCATCAGAGTTTAATTCTACAAAAAGCTGTTTCTGAATGCTTTTGCTTTTTTCTTTAATATCCCAATTCAACATATAAATTAAATCTGCAGCGCTTGTTAACACGTTTGCTTTTTGCGTTTTAATCAAATTATTGCAACCCTGACTGTATTTATCGGTTACTCGTCCAGGCACGGCAAAAACATCGCGATTGTATTCGTTGGCCATATTGGCTGTTATTAAAGAACCACCTTTATCAGCAGATTCGATAACAATTGTAGCCTCAGCCATTCCTGCGACAATACGGTTTCGTCGCACAAACTTCTCTTTATCAGGATTAGAATCGCTCCAAAATTCAGTAATAAATCCGCCCTTTTCTTCCATTTTCGCCATATACTTTTTGTGCGTGCGCGGATAAATCTGATTTAGTCCATGAGCCAAAACTCCGACAGTCTGCAAATCATGGTCCATAGCAGCCTGATGAGCCACAATATCGACCCCATAAGCAAAACCGCTCACGATGACAGGATCTAGGGGAGCCAAATCTTCAATTAGATTTTTACAGAATTCTGTACCATACGAAGTAATCTGCCTCGTACCAACAATGCTGATGATTTTTCTTTTTTTTAAATCCATATTGCCAGCTGTAAAAATTAGAATTGGAGCGTCAATGCAATGCTTAAGCTTTTCTGGATAATTTTCATCCAGAAAAAAAGAAACCTGAATATTATTATTTTTAATAAATGATAATTCTCTTTCAGCTTTTTCGAAAACACTTTTATCCTTAAGATTTTTCATTACGACTGATCCAATTCCGTCAATTGCAGCCAACTGGGAACTTTTTGCTTTAAAAATAGCACCTGCGTTTTCAAACGAATTAAGTAATTTTTTACCCGTTATATCTCCTACTCCATCAACCTTCAGTAAGGCAAGTAAACTAAATAATTCCTGATCGGTCATTGTCTTTTAACATTATGTAAAATAGAAAAAATAAATATGCTTTTTTTGAATCGCAAATATCTATAAAACAAAGTAATTTCTTAATAAAATAATACATTAAATTATACAGCCATTTTTAGAAGAGCTAAATCAGTCAGCTAATGAATTGAAAACTAATTGTCTAAAAATAATTCTTAATTGTTAATAAAAATTGTGAATAAAATTTTGATAACTATACTCGTTGCCTAACTTTGTTAATATGAAAATCGAAGTATATATCTCACAGTTATTGTATCGTTATCAGTGTGTAACGGTTCCAGGATTTGGTGCATTTTTAACCGAAACGCATTCGGCACAGCTGAATGAAAGCACTAATTCGTTTTTTCCTCCCAAAAAAACCATTGCTTTCAACAGCCGAATTAAAAATAATGACGGATTGTTGGCAAATCATATTGCACAAGCTGAAAAAACATCTTACGGTTTTGCAGTGAGCGCAATTGCTTTTGAGGTTTTGAACTGGAAAAAAACATTGGAAGAAGAAGGCGTGATTCTTTTGAAAAACATTGGAGAACTGCGTTTAAATTCTGAAAGCAATATCATTTTCAAACCAAATGACCAAACCAATTATCTGGCAACTTCTTTTGGACTAAGCCCTTTTGTTTCTCCGATGGTGAAAAAAGAGGCTTTTGAGAAAAAAATCGAAAAGATTGCGGCAAAAGAAAAAGATGCTGTTTTATTATACGAAAATGAAGAAGAAACCAAATCTTCAAATCCGTTCTTGCGTTATGCAGCAATTCTAGTTCTTGGACTTGGAATTACAGGAAGCATTGGTTACCCATTATATCAAAATCAAATTGATAACCAAACACTTGTTGTAGAGCAAGCCGTTCAGAAAAAAGTACAGAACAAAATTCAAGAAGCAACTTTCTTTATCAAAAGCCCGCTTCCTGCTGTAACACTTTCTGTAGATTCTGCTAAGGTTGAAACTGTTGAAACAACAATGCCGTACCACATTATGGCTGGCGCTTTCAGAAGTGAAGCCAATGCTAGAAAAGCTTACAATCAACTTATTAAAGATGGTTTCAAAGCTAGAATGCTGAAAGAGAATAAACACGGTTTATTTCCTGTTTTGTACGGAAGTTATGCTACAATGAAAGAAGCAGAACAAGCTCAAAAAGAAATACAAAAAGGCGAAAATCCTCAAGCATGGATTCTAGTCGAAAATCTATAAATCAAAAAATCCCGTTTCTCTTGAAACGGGATTTTTTGTATCTCTTCGGCACTGTTTATCGTGAAACAATTTTTGCATCTTGAGACAAAATTTCTTTTCCTGACTGATAAACTAGTAACGCCG
This genomic interval carries:
- a CDS encoding ATP-binding protein codes for the protein MQFSQILGQDYIKSHLIKSAASGRIPHAQLFVGPEGSGTLITAIAYAQYILCGNTGDENSNGNDSCNLKFDNISHPDLHFIYPTVTTEDVKTKPKSLDFIQDWRSFIQEMPYGGLFDWYKILGVQNKQGEIRVEDAQEVLKSLSLKSYEGGYKIMIIWMADKMNIAASNKLLKLLEEPSEKTMFILISENEEDIIQTIRSRCQVIHFNGLPEKVIEEALVAQENIDPNLAKKIAHQAQGNFNKALHLLKEDDDDLPFEQWFVNWVRAAFRAKGNAAAIQDLISWSEQIAALGRESQKKFIQYCIEMFRQALMLNYQAQSLVYIEPKVDKFKLENFAPFVNGNNIHEIFKELSDAMYHIERNGNAKIILTDLSIKLTRLIHKK
- a CDS encoding DoxX family protein — protein: MNNVASILLLAFLALTFLQSGYEKIFYWKDNVAWLKEHFAKTPLGNQVPLALLHLLVLELISGILCVVGAIQLFTNNGREFGFYGAIFSCICLLMMLFGQRLAKDYDGARTIVIYFIPAVMAVYWLN
- a CDS encoding acyl-CoA thioesterase produces the protein MNPKHPSESLTILTDLVLPSETNPLNNLFGGELLARMDRAASIAARRHSRRIVVTASVNHVAFNRAISLGSVVTVEAKVSRSFKSSMEVFIDVWVEDRESGNRTKANEAIYTFVAVDDTGRPVEVPAIIPETELEIQRFDAALRRKQLSLLLAGKIKPTDATELKALFL
- the recA gene encoding recombinase RecA — translated: MSSEKEAKLKALQLTLDKLDKTYGKGTVMKMGDRAIVEVETISSGSLGVDLALGVNGYPKGRIIEIYGPESSGKTTLTLHAIAEAQKAGGIAAFIDAEHAFDRNYAEKLNVDIENLIISQPDNGEQALEIAENLIRSGAIDIVVIDSVAALTPKSEIEGEMGDSKMGLHARLMSQALRKLTGTISKTNCTVFFINQLREKIGVMFGNPETTTGGNALKFYASVRLDIRRSAQIKDGENVIGNRTKVKIVKNKVAPPFKTAEFDIMYGEGVSKTGEILDLAVEFDIVKKAGSWFSYGDTKLGQGRDAVKALIKDNPELAEELEIKIKEHMKELANA
- a CDS encoding lysophospholipid acyltransferase family protein; this translates as MKIFKIAFWILWRVWFYVLMAIPILIMFPFLVVSILSEKGYPYFFKMARIWAKFILFGMGFYYIVKREQKLIKGKSYMIVANHTSMTDIMLMLALIKNPFVFVGKKELVKIPLFGFFYKRTCILVDRSSSKSKNEVFKRAQNRLNQGLSICIFPEGGVPDNESILLDEFKDGAFRLAIDHQIPIVPIVFPDNKERFSYTFMSGSPGRMRARILPFVETKGLTSDHRKELKDQVRTLIYNGLIDFG
- a CDS encoding GxxExxY protein; this encodes MTENKISNIVIGLAIEIHKKLGPGLLENVYKECLFYKIKQRGLVVEKEKSLALIFEEVKLDCGYRIDILVENKLLIEIKSVESLTVNHLAQTLTYLRLGNFKLGLLINFSEILLKNGIRRVANSL
- the trpS gene encoding tryptophan--tRNA ligase translates to MAKILTGVQSTGTPHLGNLLGAIIPAIELSNDPANESYLFIADLHSITQIKDGKTLRENTYSTAAAWLACGLNPEKVTFYRQSDVVQTTELTWYLSCFFPFQRLTLAHSFKDKADRLDDVNAGLFTYPMLMAADILLYDAEFVPVGKDQLQHLEITRDVASRFNHQMGETFVLPEAKIQENIMLIPGTNGGKMSKSANNIINIFLDDKTLRKQVMSIETDSTPLEDPKNPDTCNAFAIYSLLANEEQIAQMRANYLGGNYGYGHAKQALFELITEKFKTEREKYNYYINNLEEVDALLKKGAAKASVIADGVLAKVREVLGFEK
- a CDS encoding MFS transporter, translated to MDKYIEDYNVPPYVFQVLNIVFGLLAIYILYRLYKHFTRK
- the dprA gene encoding DNA-processing protein DprA, with the protein product MTDQELFSLLALLKVDGVGDITGKKLLNSFENAGAIFKAKSSQLAAIDGIGSVVMKNLKDKSVFEKAERELSFIKNNNIQVSFFLDENYPEKLKHCIDAPILIFTAGNMDLKKRKIISIVGTRQITSYGTEFCKNLIEDLAPLDPVIVSGFAYGVDIVAHQAAMDHDLQTVGVLAHGLNQIYPRTHKKYMAKMEEKGGFITEFWSDSNPDKEKFVRRNRIVAGMAEATIVIESADKGGSLITANMANEYNRDVFAVPGRVTDKYSQGCNNLIKTQKANVLTSAADLIYMLNWDIKEKSKSIQKQLFVELNSDEQKIYDFLQTNGKELLDTIAIECEIPIFKLSGVLIGMELKGVIRPLPGKLFESI
- a CDS encoding SPOR domain-containing protein, producing the protein MKIEVYISQLLYRYQCVTVPGFGAFLTETHSAQLNESTNSFFPPKKTIAFNSRIKNNDGLLANHIAQAEKTSYGFAVSAIAFEVLNWKKTLEEEGVILLKNIGELRLNSESNIIFKPNDQTNYLATSFGLSPFVSPMVKKEAFEKKIEKIAAKEKDAVLLYENEEETKSSNPFLRYAAILVLGLGITGSIGYPLYQNQIDNQTLVVEQAVQKKVQNKIQEATFFIKSPLPAVTLSVDSAKVETVETTMPYHIMAGAFRSEANARKAYNQLIKDGFKARMLKENKHGLFPVLYGSYATMKEAEQAQKEIQKGENPQAWILVENL